A stretch of DNA from Oryza brachyantha chromosome 4, ObraRS2, whole genome shotgun sequence:
CTGCGCGGTGCGGAGCGCCGAGCTGTGGACGCACAACACCCGCGTCGCGGCCGTCGTCCACGTCACCgatgacggcggcgccggcggcggggccatCGGGGACGAGGCCCGCATCGCCGACATCAGCGCCCGCCTCGGGAACCTCCTGCGCGGCCAGAGCGACGtgcgcgccgcggcgtcggcgggcggGCTCACGCACAAGgagcgccgcctccaccagatgATGTTCGAGGACCGCGActacgacggcgtcgccgccgccgccgccgccacggcctcgcggcggcggacggaggTGTCCGTGACGCCGTGCGCCGAGCGCGGGTACACCGCGGTGGTGGTGCGGTGCCGCGACCGGCCCAAGCTGCTGTTCGACACGGTGTGCACCATCACCGACATGCAGTACGTCATCCACCACGGCACGGTGAGCAGcgagcccggcggcggcgcgtacCAGGAGTACTACATCCGGCACGTCGACGGCCGCCCCGTCCGCTCGGAGGCGGAGCGGCAGCGCGTGGTGCAGTGCCTCGAGGCCGCCATCGAGCGCCGCACCGCCGACGGCCTCGCGCTCGAGGTCCGCACCTGCGACCGCGCCGGCCTGCTCTCCGACGTCACCCGTATCTTCCGGGAGAACGGCCTCACCATCCGCCGCGCCGAGATCTcctccgacggcggcgaggccgtggACACGTTCTACCTATCGGACCCGCAGGGCCACCCCGTGGAGGCCAAGACGATCGAGGCCATCCGCGCGCAGATCGGCGAGGCCACGCTGCGGGTGAAGCACAACCCcttcgccgacgccgccggcgacaggacgagaggcggcggcgccaccgacgacgtcgccggctCGACGGCGTTCCTCTTCGGCAACCTCTTCAAATTCTACCGGCCGTTCCAGAATTTCAGCCTCATCAAGCTCTACtcgtaaattaattaattccacCATGctgggttaattaattagctgtaaataattaattagtcacatgtttttctttttagcatTCACTGTAAATATGATTTCAGAATTCGTATGACGATGACGAAGATGAATAGATGATGATGTAGGCAGCATGTAAATAGGTTTACAGATGGTACaaaaattaggaaaaaaaatggtagttTAAGGTTTAGGTCatcagaagaaaacaaaattgtagGATCAGTGTTCATCAGTGTACTCT
This window harbors:
- the LOC102718924 gene encoding ACT domain-containing protein ACR6-like yields the protein MAMAAAVAAAGRVDAQDEYAKLVRGMNPPRVVIDNEASGDATVIRVDSVSSHGTLLAVVQVIADLDLVIRKAYFSSDGSWFMDVFNVTDRDGNKVLDEETISYIQTTLEAEDCYYPEVRNTVGIVPAEEYTVIELTGTDRPGLLSEVCAVLAAMRCAVRSAELWTHNTRVAAVVHVTDDGGAGGGAIGDEARIADISARLGNLLRGQSDVRAAASAGGLTHKERRLHQMMFEDRDYDGVAAAAAATASRRRTEVSVTPCAERGYTAVVVRCRDRPKLLFDTVCTITDMQYVIHHGTVSSEPGGGAYQEYYIRHVDGRPVRSEAERQRVVQCLEAAIERRTADGLALEVRTCDRAGLLSDVTRIFRENGLTIRRAEISSDGGEAVDTFYLSDPQGHPVEAKTIEAIRAQIGEATLRVKHNPFADAAGDRTRGGGATDDVAGSTAFLFGNLFKFYRPFQNFSLIKLYS